From Acipenser ruthenus chromosome 23, fAciRut3.2 maternal haplotype, whole genome shotgun sequence, the proteins below share one genomic window:
- the LOC117413142 gene encoding shootin-1-like isoform X2, whose product MLPSPSAPSAGKESEGDGEKETTKVTTECKRLAKERDEAERQLKHIKRVSQMVIEEVSVLQTQLEIEKSCRENAEALATKLNCENRKLKYLSLSSRPCLDELLPSISDCIALEEEAEPQDPSPDPYTQYQQQVKDLQETVSVLLEEKKQLTCQLQEQQSHIEELSARIEKQQADMKELHETIETQSKTIKRFNRVSMMATQEYGNLREQLDLELSLREKAESYAHEMLIKQKEANRQSMILLQQVDPSVQLLKALEDVANVTKTLEQERLQRQRQVKDLEAQLQESALRRQLGEVQKHLELMEEEKRELEVRVQRAEERSSSMEHQVQELQEKQKSWDSAPGPAPGTAPPPAPPPQPPPPPPPPPPPPPPPPPSRSNPLSSLIAIMRKSSKSSKGSPKSEPAPGAPASVGADDVKVKAVNEMMERIKHGVVLRPVKGQATKRRFGSKQPLQMPAPDETAQESAMEELKGILETVKKSPSRGFPEVAPTKNDSELEVILRRRRKQNCDPSSGDVKGGEMSKVSSSESLNARNSLDSSKETVQSCHGGSTRSSLSEKGSDGGTNDCCDSCEDGERTHSAGKCVQSNGISMDLPSHGKHSTKTPGSPVSSDPVNTSTDAEC is encoded by the exons TTTCCCAAATGGTTATTGAAGAAGTGAGTGTGCTGCAGACTCAACTGGAGATCGAAAAGTCATGCAGGGAGAACGCAGAAGCCTTGGCTACAAAG CTGAACTGTGAGAACAGGAAGCTGAAGTACTTGAGCCTGTCTTCCCGGCCCTGCCTGGACGAGCTGCTGCCCAGTATCTCAGACTGCATCGCACTAGAGGAGGAGGCTGAGCCCCAGGACCCCAGCCCAGACCCCTACACCCAGTACCAGCAGCAGGTCAAAG ATCTACAGGAGACGGTCAGCGTGCTGCTGGAGGAGAAGAAACAGTTAACCTGCCAGCTGCAGGAACAGCAGAGTCATATAGAAGAGCTGAGTGCGCGA ATAGAAAAGCAACAGGCAGACATGAAGGAACTACATGAAACCATTGAGACCCAGAGCAAAACAATTAAGCGATTCAACAGAG TTTCAATGATGGCAACACAAGAGTACGGGAATCTGAGAGAGCAGCTGGACCTGGAGCTGAGCCTGAGGGAGAAAGCAGAGTCCTATGCACACGAG ATGCTGATCAAACAGAAGGAAGCCAACCGGCAGAGCATGATCCTGCTGCAGCAGGTGGACCCCAGCGTGCAGCTCCTCAAGGCCCTGGAGGACGTGGCCAACGTGACCAAGACTCTGGAGCAGGAGCGGCTGCAGCGCCAGCGGCAG GTGAAGGACCTGGAGGCACAGCTGCAGGAGTCTGCCCTCCGGAGGCAGCTGGGGGAAGTGCAGAAGCACTTGGAGCTGATGGAGGAGGAGAAGCGAGAGCTGGAGGTCCGTGTGCAGAGGGCtgaggagaggagcagcagcatGGAACACCAGG TGCAAGAACTGCAGGAGAAGCAAAAGAGCTGGGATTCAGCACCAGGGCCAGCTCCCGGCACAGCCCCCCCTCCAGCCCcacctccccagcctcctcccccacctcctccccctcctcctccacctcctccccctcctccctcacgATCCAACCCACTCAG CTCGCTCATTGCAATCATGCGGAAATCTTCAAAGAGCTCCAAAGGATCTCCGAAGAGTGAGCCAGCACCAGGGGCCCCAG cGAGTGTTGGAGCGGACGATGTGAAGGTGAAGGCAGTAAATGAGATGATGGAGAGGATTAAACACGGGGTCGTGCTGAGACCTGTGAAGGGTCAGGCTACCAAG AGAAGATTTGGTTCAAAG CAGCCACTACAGATGCCAGCCCCTGACGAAACAGCCCAAGAGAGTGCGATGGAGGAACTGAAAGGAATTCTG GAAACGGTGAAGAAGAGTCCGAGCAGAGGTTTTCCTGAAGTGGCTCCGACTAAGAATGACAGTGAACTGGAAGTGATTCTGCGAAGGAGGAGGAAGCAGAACTGTGATCCGAGCTCTGGAG ATGTCAAGGGTGGGGAGATGAGTAAGGTTTCATCTTCGGAGAGCTTGAATGCCAGAAACAGCTTGGACTCCAGCAAAGAGACTGTGCAGTCCTGCCATGGGGGAAGCACGCGCAGCTCTCTGTCTGAGAAGGGCTCCGACGGGGGAACAAACGACTGCTGTGACAG CTGTGAGGATGGAGAAAGGACACACTCTGCTGGGAAGTGTGTTCAGTCCAACGGGATCAGCATGGATCTACCTAGCCATGGCAAGCACAGCACCAAAACTCCAGGCTCCCCGGTCAGCTCTGACCCTGTGAACACAAGCACGGACGCAGAGTGCTAA
- the LOC117413142 gene encoding shootin-1-like isoform X1, producing the protein MLPSPSAPSAGKESEGDGEKETTKVTTECKRLAKERDEAERQLKHIKRVSQMVIEEVSVLQTQLEIEKSCRENAEALATKLNCENRKLKYLSLSSRPCLDELLPSISDCIALEEEAEPQDPSPDPYTQYQQQVKDLQETVSVLLEEKKQLTCQLQEQQSHIEELSARIEKQQADMKELHETIETQSKTIKRFNRVSMMATQEYGNLREQLDLELSLREKAESYAHEMLIKQKEANRQSMILLQQVDPSVQLLKALEDVANVTKTLEQERLQRQRQVKDLEAQLQESALRRQLGEVQKHLELMEEEKRELEVRVQRAEERSSSMEHQVQELQEKQKSWDSAPGPAPGTAPPPAPPPQPPPPPPPPPPPPPPPPPSRSNPLSSLIAIMRKSSKSSKGSPKSEPAPGAPASVGADDVKVKAVNEMMERIKHGVVLRPVKGQATKRRFGSKQQPLQMPAPDETAQESAMEELKGILETVKKSPSRGFPEVAPTKNDSELEVILRRRRKQNCDPSSGDVKGGEMSKVSSSESLNARNSLDSSKETVQSCHGGSTRSSLSEKGSDGGTNDCCDSCEDGERTHSAGKCVQSNGISMDLPSHGKHSTKTPGSPVSSDPVNTSTDAEC; encoded by the exons TTTCCCAAATGGTTATTGAAGAAGTGAGTGTGCTGCAGACTCAACTGGAGATCGAAAAGTCATGCAGGGAGAACGCAGAAGCCTTGGCTACAAAG CTGAACTGTGAGAACAGGAAGCTGAAGTACTTGAGCCTGTCTTCCCGGCCCTGCCTGGACGAGCTGCTGCCCAGTATCTCAGACTGCATCGCACTAGAGGAGGAGGCTGAGCCCCAGGACCCCAGCCCAGACCCCTACACCCAGTACCAGCAGCAGGTCAAAG ATCTACAGGAGACGGTCAGCGTGCTGCTGGAGGAGAAGAAACAGTTAACCTGCCAGCTGCAGGAACAGCAGAGTCATATAGAAGAGCTGAGTGCGCGA ATAGAAAAGCAACAGGCAGACATGAAGGAACTACATGAAACCATTGAGACCCAGAGCAAAACAATTAAGCGATTCAACAGAG TTTCAATGATGGCAACACAAGAGTACGGGAATCTGAGAGAGCAGCTGGACCTGGAGCTGAGCCTGAGGGAGAAAGCAGAGTCCTATGCACACGAG ATGCTGATCAAACAGAAGGAAGCCAACCGGCAGAGCATGATCCTGCTGCAGCAGGTGGACCCCAGCGTGCAGCTCCTCAAGGCCCTGGAGGACGTGGCCAACGTGACCAAGACTCTGGAGCAGGAGCGGCTGCAGCGCCAGCGGCAG GTGAAGGACCTGGAGGCACAGCTGCAGGAGTCTGCCCTCCGGAGGCAGCTGGGGGAAGTGCAGAAGCACTTGGAGCTGATGGAGGAGGAGAAGCGAGAGCTGGAGGTCCGTGTGCAGAGGGCtgaggagaggagcagcagcatGGAACACCAGG TGCAAGAACTGCAGGAGAAGCAAAAGAGCTGGGATTCAGCACCAGGGCCAGCTCCCGGCACAGCCCCCCCTCCAGCCCcacctccccagcctcctcccccacctcctccccctcctcctccacctcctccccctcctccctcacgATCCAACCCACTCAG CTCGCTCATTGCAATCATGCGGAAATCTTCAAAGAGCTCCAAAGGATCTCCGAAGAGTGAGCCAGCACCAGGGGCCCCAG cGAGTGTTGGAGCGGACGATGTGAAGGTGAAGGCAGTAAATGAGATGATGGAGAGGATTAAACACGGGGTCGTGCTGAGACCTGTGAAGGGTCAGGCTACCAAG AGAAGATTTGGTTCAAAG CAGCAGCCACTACAGATGCCAGCCCCTGACGAAACAGCCCAAGAGAGTGCGATGGAGGAACTGAAAGGAATTCTG GAAACGGTGAAGAAGAGTCCGAGCAGAGGTTTTCCTGAAGTGGCTCCGACTAAGAATGACAGTGAACTGGAAGTGATTCTGCGAAGGAGGAGGAAGCAGAACTGTGATCCGAGCTCTGGAG ATGTCAAGGGTGGGGAGATGAGTAAGGTTTCATCTTCGGAGAGCTTGAATGCCAGAAACAGCTTGGACTCCAGCAAAGAGACTGTGCAGTCCTGCCATGGGGGAAGCACGCGCAGCTCTCTGTCTGAGAAGGGCTCCGACGGGGGAACAAACGACTGCTGTGACAG CTGTGAGGATGGAGAAAGGACACACTCTGCTGGGAAGTGTGTTCAGTCCAACGGGATCAGCATGGATCTACCTAGCCATGGCAAGCACAGCACCAAAACTCCAGGCTCCCCGGTCAGCTCTGACCCTGTGAACACAAGCACGGACGCAGAGTGCTAA
- the LOC131699663 gene encoding THO complex subunit 3 — MASQYYQEMQDSFRNNNKSREFAAHSAKVHSVAWSCDGRRLASGSFDKTASVFVLEKDRLVKENNYRGHGDSVDQLCWHPTNPDIFVTASGDKTIRIWDVRTTKCIATVNTKGENINICWSPDGQTIAVGNKDDVVTFIDAKSHRSRAEEQFKFEVNEISWNNDNDMFYLTNGNGCINILSYPELKPIQSINAHPSNCICIKFDPTGKYFATGSADALVSLWNVEELVCVRCFSRLDWPVRTLSFSHDGKMLASASEDHFIDIAEVETGEKLWEVQCESPTFTVAWHPKKPLLAYACDDKDGKYDSNREAGTVKLFGLPNDS; from the exons ATGGCTTCCCAGTACTACCAGGAGATGCAGGATAGCTTCAGAAACAACAATAAGAGCCGAGAATTCGCGGCTCACTCCGCCAAGGTGCACTCGGTCGCTTGGAGCTGCGACGGCAGGAGATTGGCTTCGGGCTCCTTTGATAAAACTGCCAGTGTGTTCGTGTTAGAGAAAGACCGGCTG GTGAAGGAGAACAACTATAGAGGCCACGGGGACAGCGTGGATCAACTTTGCTGGCATCCGACTAATCCAGACATCTTCGTCACAGCCTCGGGAGACAAAACTATCCGCATCTGGGACGTGCGGACTACAAAATGCATTGCAACAGTCAACACCAAAG GGGAGAATATCAATATCTGCTGGAGCCCGGACGGACAGACCATCGCTGTTGGGAACAAAGATGACGTGGTGACCTTCATTGATGCCAAGAGCCACCGGTCCCGTGCAGAGGAGCAGTTCAAATTCGAGGTGAACGAGATCTCCTGGAACAATGACAATGACATGTTCTACCTGACCAATGGCAACGGCTGCATCAACATCCTCAG CTACCCTGAACTGAAGCCCATTCAGTCCATTAATGCCCATCCTTCCAACTGTATCTGTATCAAGTTTGACCCAACTGGGAAGTACTTTGCTACAGGCAGCGCGGACGCCCTGGTCAGCCTGTGGAATGTGGAAGAACTGGTCTGTGTTCGCTGCTTCTCCAG GCTGGACTGGCCTGTAAGGACCCTGAGCTTCAGTCATGATGGTAAGATGCTGGCCTCGGCATCAGAGGACCACTTCATAGACATTGCGGAGGTGGAAACAG GTGAGAAGCTATGGGAAGTGCAGTGCGAGTCTCCGACTTTCACAGTGGCCTGGCATCCCAAGAAACCTCTGCTTGCATATGCCTGTGATGACAAGGACGGGAAATACGACAGCAACCGTGAGGCAGGCACCGTCAAGCTCTTCGGCCTGCCCAATGACTCGTAA